One genomic segment of Sphingomonas sp. KR3-1 includes these proteins:
- the hutI gene encoding imidazolonepropionase, translating to MDRLWINARIATMAGPGLGIVERGAVAVKDGRIAWVGPASEAPTGSETIDCEGRWITPGLIDCHTHLVHGGDRAQEFELRLQGASYEEIARAGGGIVSTMRATRAASEAELVASALPRLDALIAEGATTVEVKSGYGLSLDDELKMLRAARALGQARPVRIATTFLGAHALPPEYADNRAGYVDLVCETMIPALGDLADAVDAFCEGIGFTAEETARVFEAAKAQGLRVKLHAEQLSNQHGAALAASHGALSADHLEYLDDAGIAAMAAAGTVATLLPGAYYFVRETKLPPIQALRDAGVPIALATDCNPGTSPLTSLLLVMNMGATLFRLTVEECLAGVTREAARALGLQHEIGTIEPGKSCDLAIWNVERPAELVYRMGLNPLHTRIWKGQ from the coding sequence ATGGATCGACTCTGGATTAACGCGCGGATCGCCACGATGGCGGGGCCAGGCCTCGGCATCGTCGAGCGCGGTGCGGTGGCGGTGAAGGACGGGCGGATCGCCTGGGTCGGCCCCGCCAGCGAAGCCCCAACCGGCTCCGAGACGATCGATTGCGAAGGCCGCTGGATCACTCCCGGGCTGATCGATTGCCACACGCATCTGGTCCATGGCGGCGACCGTGCGCAGGAGTTCGAGCTCCGCCTCCAGGGCGCGAGCTATGAGGAGATAGCCCGCGCCGGCGGCGGGATCGTCTCGACGATGCGCGCCACCCGCGCCGCCAGCGAGGCCGAGCTGGTGGCGAGCGCGCTCCCCCGCCTCGATGCGCTGATCGCCGAGGGCGCGACCACGGTCGAAGTGAAGTCCGGCTATGGCCTGTCGCTGGACGACGAGTTGAAGATGCTCCGCGCGGCCAGAGCGCTGGGCCAGGCGCGCCCGGTGCGGATCGCCACGACCTTCCTCGGCGCGCACGCCCTGCCGCCCGAATATGCCGACAACCGCGCTGGCTATGTCGACCTCGTCTGCGAGACGATGATCCCGGCGCTCGGCGACCTTGCCGACGCAGTGGACGCGTTCTGCGAAGGGATCGGGTTCACGGCGGAGGAAACCGCGCGGGTCTTCGAGGCCGCAAAGGCGCAGGGCCTGCGCGTGAAGCTCCACGCGGAGCAGCTCTCGAACCAGCACGGCGCGGCGCTGGCCGCATCCCACGGCGCGCTCTCTGCCGATCATCTCGAATATCTCGACGACGCGGGCATCGCCGCGATGGCGGCGGCCGGCACCGTCGCCACGCTCCTCCCCGGCGCCTATTACTTCGTCCGCGAGACCAAACTCCCGCCAATCCAGGCGCTCCGCGATGCCGGCGTCCCGATCGCGCTCGCGACCGATTGCAACCCCGGCACCTCGCCGCTCACCAGCCTGCTGCTCGTGATGAACATGGGCGCGACGCTGTTCCGCCTCACCGTCGAGGAATGCCTGGCCGGCGTGACGCGCGAGGCGGCGCGGGCGCTGGGGCTCCAGCATGAAATCGGCACGATCGAACCCGGCAAGAGCTGCGACCTCGCGATCTGGAACGTCGAGCGGCCGGCCGAGCTTGTCTACCGCATGGGGCTGAACCCGCTCCACACCCGCATCTGGAAGGGCCAATGA
- a CDS encoding formimidoylglutamate deiminase — protein MDLWFENALLPAGWAERVTVRIAAGRIVEVLPGTDCTPGAERHRVAIPGLGNVHSHGFQRGMAGLSERRGRPDDDFWSWREIMYRFLDRLTPEDIAAITALAYAEMLETGYTRVGEFHYLHNDIDGGRYADPAETAGAIVAAAEQTGIGLTLLPVFYAHSDFGGRLPKPGQRRFLSDLDGFAALVEASRAKLPADAVLGVAPHSLRAVTPEELAAVTALTDGPIHIHAAEQVKEVEACEQWSGARPVEWLLHNAEVDARWTLIHATHLTDAETDRLAGSGAVAGLCPVTEANLGDGIFPAERYLAAGGWIATGTDSNIQIDAAAELRALEYSQRLSQRRRAILAPEGASVGETLFDAALAGAGQALGVETGFAPGAPADIVSLNMDHPSFAGAIADTLLDRWIFAGRAGTIDCVWRAGTLRVVRGEHVARSVIANHYHKILGRLLG, from the coding sequence ATGGATCTCTGGTTCGAAAATGCGCTGCTACCCGCCGGCTGGGCCGAGCGCGTCACCGTGCGCATCGCAGCTGGGCGTATTGTCGAGGTGCTGCCGGGCACCGATTGCACGCCCGGCGCCGAGCGCCACCGCGTCGCGATCCCCGGCCTCGGCAATGTCCATAGCCATGGCTTCCAGCGCGGCATGGCGGGACTGAGCGAGCGGCGCGGGCGGCCCGATGACGATTTCTGGAGCTGGCGCGAGATCATGTACCGGTTCCTCGACCGGCTCACCCCCGAGGACATCGCCGCGATCACCGCGCTCGCCTATGCCGAGATGCTAGAGACCGGCTATACTCGCGTCGGCGAATTCCATTATCTTCACAATGACATCGATGGCGGCCGCTATGCCGATCCGGCCGAGACCGCCGGTGCGATCGTCGCCGCGGCCGAGCAGACGGGCATCGGCCTCACCCTGCTCCCGGTCTTCTACGCGCACAGCGATTTCGGCGGGCGCCTGCCCAAGCCGGGCCAGCGCCGCTTCCTCTCCGACCTCGACGGCTTTGCCGCACTGGTCGAGGCGAGCCGCGCCAAGCTGCCCGCCGACGCGGTGCTCGGGGTGGCGCCGCACTCGCTGCGCGCGGTTACGCCCGAGGAGCTGGCGGCGGTCACTGCGCTGACCGACGGCCCGATCCACATCCATGCCGCCGAGCAGGTCAAGGAAGTCGAGGCCTGCGAGCAGTGGAGCGGTGCGCGGCCAGTCGAATGGCTGCTCCATAATGCCGAAGTCGATGCCCGCTGGACGCTGATCCACGCCACGCATCTGACCGATGCGGAAACCGACCGGCTGGCAGGCTCGGGCGCGGTCGCTGGCCTGTGCCCGGTCACCGAGGCCAATCTCGGCGACGGCATCTTCCCGGCCGAGCGCTACCTCGCGGCGGGCGGCTGGATCGCCACCGGCACCGACTCCAACATCCAGATCGACGCCGCCGCCGAGCTGCGCGCGCTCGAATATTCGCAGCGCCTGTCGCAGCGCCGCCGCGCGATCCTGGCGCCCGAGGGCGCTTCGGTGGGCGAAACGCTGTTCGACGCCGCGCTGGCCGGGGCAGGGCAGGCGCTCGGCGTCGAAACCGGGTTTGCGCCCGGCGCTCCGGCCGATATCGTGAGCCTGAACATGGACCATCCGAGCTTCGCCGGCGCGATCGCCGACACCCTTCTCGATCGCTGGATCTTCGCCGGCCGCGCCGGCACGATCGACTGCGTCTGGCGCGCGGGCACGCTGCGAGTCGTTCGCGGCGAACATGTCGCACGCTCGGTTATTGCTAATCATTATCACAAAATCCTGGGGCGCCTGCTCGGGTGA
- a CDS encoding UTRA domain-containing protein, translating to MTLQERIRSDIEERIRSGELRPGDRIPFEHELVAHYGCARATVSKALERLAHAGLIERRRKAGSFVAHPQVHAAVLEVPDLAQLIAARGEAYGWELDTCRVVNRDADAEISGIALPALLIEGVHFAGGQPFAAERRLIALDTVPVPRADTFETEAPGSWLLHHVPWTDARHRIRAVAAGRALVARLKLDPHTACLQVERWTWRTGRAVTFVRQTFPGDRYDLVAEFTPRG from the coding sequence GTGACGCTGCAGGAACGCATCCGCTCGGACATCGAGGAGCGCATCCGTTCGGGCGAACTGCGCCCGGGCGACCGCATTCCGTTCGAACATGAGCTGGTCGCGCACTATGGCTGCGCACGCGCGACGGTGAGCAAGGCGCTGGAGCGGCTGGCGCATGCGGGGCTGATCGAGCGGCGGCGCAAGGCCGGCTCGTTCGTCGCGCACCCGCAGGTCCATGCCGCGGTGCTTGAAGTGCCCGACCTCGCCCAGCTGATCGCGGCGCGGGGCGAGGCCTATGGCTGGGAGCTCGACACCTGCCGCGTGGTCAATCGCGACGCCGATGCCGAAATCTCGGGGATCGCGCTCCCCGCGCTGCTGATCGAGGGCGTGCATTTCGCCGGCGGCCAGCCCTTCGCCGCCGAGCGCCGGCTGATCGCGCTCGATACCGTGCCGGTGCCGCGCGCCGACACATTCGAGACCGAGGCGCCGGGCTCGTGGCTGCTCCACCACGTCCCCTGGACCGACGCGCGCCACCGCATCCGCGCAGTCGCCGCCGGCCGCGCGCTGGTGGCGCGGCTCAAGCTGGATCCGCATACCGCCTGTCTGCAGGTCGAGCGCTGGACCTGGCGCACGGGGAGGGCGGTGACCTTCGTGCGGCAGACCTTCCCGGGCGATCGCTACGATCTCGTCGCCGAGTTCACGCCGCGAGGATGA
- a CDS encoding LysR family transcriptional regulator produces MNLRHIEIFHAVYVNGSVSGAARALNVSQPSVSKMLRHAESLLGFQLFHRTNGRLVPTEDAHTLFTEVSEIQDRVYALREAGRNLKRGAGGMLKISALPSLALNALPTAVSRFMRGHDGVRFDLQTVHHDDLLRKLYERETDVAIAYEVPHAAPIGHRWLGEGELVVLYREEDMPDAPPRIELERLRGRPFISLANSGPIGQLFSQELARLELDLDEVISARTFYIATALVAQGVGMTVVDSFTAQASLVPGLSMRPLKPQLTFDVHAMFLLNRPPTALATDFLKTLAKVIDA; encoded by the coding sequence ATGAACCTGCGGCATATCGAGATCTTCCACGCGGTCTACGTCAACGGCTCCGTCAGCGGCGCCGCGCGGGCGCTCAACGTGTCGCAGCCTTCGGTCTCGAAGATGCTGCGCCACGCCGAGAGCCTGCTCGGCTTCCAGCTCTTCCACCGCACCAACGGCCGGCTGGTGCCCACCGAGGACGCGCACACGCTGTTCACCGAAGTCTCGGAGATCCAGGACCGCGTCTACGCGCTGCGCGAGGCCGGGCGGAACCTGAAGCGCGGCGCGGGCGGCATGCTCAAGATCTCGGCGCTGCCCAGCCTGGCGCTCAATGCGCTGCCCACCGCGGTCTCGCGCTTCATGCGCGGGCATGATGGCGTGCGCTTCGACCTGCAGACTGTCCACCACGACGACCTGCTCAGGAAGCTCTACGAGCGCGAGACCGATGTCGCGATCGCCTATGAGGTGCCGCACGCCGCCCCGATCGGCCATCGCTGGCTGGGCGAGGGCGAACTGGTGGTGCTCTATCGCGAGGAGGACATGCCCGACGCGCCGCCGCGCATCGAGCTGGAGCGGTTGCGCGGGCGCCCGTTCATCAGCCTCGCCAATTCGGGACCGATCGGCCAGCTGTTCAGCCAGGAGCTCGCCCGGCTCGAGCTCGACCTCGACGAAGTGATCTCCGCGCGCACCTTCTACATCGCCACCGCGCTGGTTGCCCAAGGCGTCGGCATGACGGTGGTCGACAGCTTCACGGCGCAGGCCTCGCTCGTTCCCGGGCTGTCGATGCGGCCGCTGAAGCCGCAGCTCACCTTCGACGTCCATGCGATGTTCCTGCTCAACCGGCCGCCGACGGCGCTGGCGACCGATTTCCTCAAGACGCTCGCCAAGGTCATCGACGCCTAG